One part of the Malus sylvestris chromosome 2, drMalSylv7.2, whole genome shotgun sequence genome encodes these proteins:
- the LOC126588355 gene encoding protein PHLOEM PROTEIN 2-LIKE A10-like, translating into MDLQLAINGVDFSRKRTKWLVVAAALGFSGYGVYRLYHLPSVSQKRKRILKLLGALVSVAEVVSDSAESIGVVSKDLKDFLKSDSDKIPNSLKQLSKIARCDEFSESVVTVTQAVTLGVLRGYGLKTTSDGDGGDSSFTDQVMDKLFTKAGSGFASVVVGNFARNVVLAFYSDGKSGGGSNSNNSSSMDDYVTEMDDVPRWVDVVSSEKFRDLIGDCIQLFVSTAVAVYLDKTMGINTYDDIFSGLTNSKHETKVRDMLSSVCNGAVETLIRTSHQVLTDSTSNANPSKSNSSSYLAIDEGSTPTRDEGLRQQALSLHSKARNVENERNNSGWVGKVSNTLAVPSNRRFVLDVTGRVTSETVRSFLEFLLDRLNDGMKKCVNSVREETVDRGLEVVRYAAAKSSVIATISLSLCLHILDSPWALVPS; encoded by the coding sequence GGACGAAGTGGCTCGTTGTAGCGGCCGCTTTAGGCTTCTCCGGTTATGGTGTGTATAGGTTATATCACTTGCCTTCAGTATctcagaaaagaaagagaattttAAAGCTTCTAGGGGCATTAGTTTCCGTAGCTGAAGTAGTTTCTGACTCTGCTGAGTCAATTGGAGTTGTGTCTAAGGATTTGAAGGACTTTCTGAAGTCTGATTCTGATAAAATTCCAAATAGTTTAAAGCAATTATCGAAAATCGCTAGGTGTGACGAGTTTTCGGAATCTGTTGTTACGGTCACGCAGGCTGTAACTTTGGGGGTATTGCGGGGTTATGGATTAAAAACAACGAGTGATGGGGATGGTGGAGATTCAAGCTTTACAGACCAGGTTATGGATAAGCTTTTTACCAAGGCCGGGTCGGGTTTTGCTTCTGTTGTTGTTGGAAACTTTGCTAGGAATGTGGTATTAGCTTTCTATTCAGATGGGAAGTCTGGTGGAGGATCTAACTCAAACAATTCGTCGAGTATGGACGATTATGTGACGGAAATGGATGATGTTCCGAGATGGGTGGATGTGGTTTCGAGCGAAAAGTTCAGAGACTTGATTGGTGATTGTATCCAGTTATTTGTAAGCACAGCTGTTGCGGTTTATCTTGACAAGACCATGGGTATCAACACCTATGATGACATCTTTTCTGGGTTAACCAACTCCAAGCATGAAACAAAAGTGAGAGACATGCTGTCGTCTGTCTGCAATGGCGCGGTGGAAACTCTTATCAGAACATCTCACCAAGTATTAACAGATTCAACTTCAAATGCAAACCCTTCGAAATCAAACTCGAGTTCCTATTTGGCAATTGATGAAGGCTCAACTCCAACTAGAGACGAGGGCTTGAGGCAACAGGCATTATCGTTGCATTCAAAGGCAAGAAATGTGGAGAATGAGAGGAACAATAGCGGTTGGGTTGGTAAAGTGTCCAATACTTTGGCAGTGCCAAGCAACCGGCGGTTTGTTCTTGATGTCACCGGGAGGGTTACATCTGAAACAGTCAGATCATTCCTGGAGTTTTTGTTGGACAGACTAAACGATGGGATGAAAAAATGCGTTAATTCTGTTCGTGAGGAAACCGTGGACAGGGGTCTTGAGGTAGTGAGATATGCTGCTGCAAAATCTTCTGTTATTGCTACTATATCTCTGTCTTTGTGCTTACACATACTTGACAGTCCATGGGCATTGGTTCCATCTTAG